The sequence below is a genomic window from Clostridia bacterium.
GTATATCGCACCTCAAATCGAGGGAGCCTAAGGCGCTCTGCCCACTGGCAACAATCGAGTAACTTTCTGGCGGATTCTTATCAACGATCGCCATCTTCCCCTGATAAACCCCTGATACGGGACCGATCCCTACTCTTATGGCAGCTTCGTAAGTATCTGTTTCCATCGGCCGAAAACTCTCGCAACCGGGAGTGCATATTCTTAAAACATCAGGATCGTTGAGATAGTCCCATACGCGGGCCCGGTCAAACGGCAGCTCCTGTTTTCCGCTTATAATCACGTTTCGTCCCCCCTAGCATGCCGCGGTCTAGCCCTCCACGAAAGCAGCCACTGGGTCGCTTCCCGGGTAAGAAACAAAGACAATTCGCAAACCGTAGAAAGAACATATGGCTTCTTCCATTTTGCCCACGGCAAACCTTGTGATCAGTTTCCCGCCTTTCTTCGCTACTTCTTCCGCTGCTCTATCCACATCGTCAACTCGCAGGTGGAAGCTGCGCACGCTAACTTCTGTTGCGGCAGTTGAGGTTTCAAAAAGCTCAACCCCCAGCCGGCTGAGGGCGACACGCGCTGTGGTTCCGCCAGGCTGTTGCACTTCTCTTACAGCCCCGAAGTTTATGCCTATCGATTCGAACATGCGCATCGCTTCATCAAGGTCGGGCACATTGATTGCAACTCTTTCAAGCTTAATTGGACACATGCCTCTTCATCCCTCTGGACTGCTAGTTTTACAGGCCATCGTTGCCGTAGTTCTCCCATACCTTGTAGTCATGCGTTGGGAGACAAATATCCGCGTCTCTTTTCAGTTTGTATATTGCCATCTGCATCGACTCGAGGTCATAGTAAAGTCCCGGCGGGATCTGCTGCTCGATGTTTATTTCTGTCTTCCGGCAGATATCGCCAATACACGCTACCCTTCCGGCGTCGGTGTCGACATAAACTACCTGACTTCCTGGAGTGTGAGAGTTCCAAAAAGGCTCGCATCTCACTCCAGGAATAATCTCTTCAGCGCCTTCTATCAGCGCAACCTGTGCCCATAGTCTATCTACCAACATTGCAACGTCCATCCGGTCATAAAAGAACCCGCCGCCTCCCACTGCAATGTGCCTCGCTTTCGGCGCAGCTGCTGCTTTTAATTCCTCGCGCTGCACGACTATCTCCGCATTGGGAAATGACTCGCAATTGCCCACGTGGTCGTAGTGCAGATGCGTTAGGACTACATAACGGATATCATCACGAGTTATGCCGAAACGGCCGAGCTGCGCGCCGACAGACCACTCGTCTCGGGTACGGTGAGGCCCTAGCTTATGCACGGAAGTGCAGCGCTCTGCGCTTCTAAACCCGGTATCGACTAGTACAGGATGCG
It includes:
- a CDS encoding carbon monoxide dehydrogenase subunit G gives rise to the protein MIISGKQELPFDRARVWDYLNDPDVLRICTPGCESFRPMETDTYEAAIRVGIGPVSGVYQGKMAIVDKNPPESYSIVASGQSALGSLDLRCDIRLGENQNDTVVVYQADVTVSGMLAGLGQRVLGGVAKILVSQFFGNLKKEIQRREGSGAA
- a CDS encoding N-acyl homoserine lactonase family protein — protein: MGKLRLYPLLLGEAEVSAKLDIFWSLSKDETVVKVPILGFLILGGSHPVLVDTGFRSAERCTSVHKLGPHRTRDEWSVGAQLGRFGITRDDIRYVVLTHLHYDHVGNCESFPNAEIVVQREELKAAAAPKARHIAVGGGGFFYDRMDVAMLVDRLWAQVALIEGAEEIIPGVRCEPFWNSHTPGSQVVYVDTDAGRVACIGDICRKTEINIEQQIPPGLYYDLESMQMAIYKLKRDADICLPTHDYKVWENYGNDGL